The nucleotide window ACCAAGTTCCTTAGCTAGGGCTCGGGTAAGGCCGATAACCGCCGCCTTCGATGCTACGTAATGTGCAAAACCAGCGGCCCCAGTGTAAGCGACAACCGAAGAGATATTGATTATCTTCCCATTTCGCTGGCGCCTCATATAAGGGAATACAGCCTTGACGCAGTGCCAAATGCCTCGTACATTGACGGCCATAACCTTTTCCCACTCTTCGAGGGATATCTCATCGAATGGTTTCTTATGGCCTAGATCCAGATAAACAGCCGCATTGTTTACTAAAATATCAATACTACCGAACTGGTTTACTACTTTCCGAGCCATCGCAATCGTGGCCTCATTCTGTGTGACATCTGTGTTGATAAATACTGAATTGCCACTCGTGCGATCGTAGAGATTTTGTGCGAGTGACTCTCCTTCAGGCTCACGAATATCGACTATGGCGACGTTGGCACCTTCTGTAGCTAAAGCTTCCGCGTACACAGCCCCGATCCCTGTAGCACCACCCGTAACGATGGCCGTTTTACCCGAAAATCTCAAGAGCTCTACCTCCCGAAAATCCTTATCTGTATCCCGACCGGATCCTGTCACCTAGCCTGCTGGTACGGATCAAGCTCCTCTTCCATCTTTCCTCTGGTCTCGGGATTAACCAGAGCCCCAACAAGGTAGAGGAGGATCGCCGCTACCAAGAAAACAACGACGCTGGTGGTCAGTGATTTCAGGGGTACGCTGGCCAGCGTAACGAAAGTAGGGAGGATACCGCCTATCGCGAAACCCGTGTTCCAGCTTATTCCTGTTCCACTCGAACGGATGGAAGTCGGGAAACGTTCGTTGAGAAAAACCAGTACGGGAGCGTAGGCAGCATTGCCGAAGAAAGAGAGGATAAACGTGTACAGATAGATGGCTCCAACCGAAGATGAGGTTAAACCTTCGAGTTGGAAATAAAGATACGGTATTACAAACAAGTTGATCACCCCTGTCGCGATAAAAATCTTCTTTCTTCCAAATATCTCGCTCAGGTGGCCAAACAGCGGTGGAGACACGAGTGCCGCCAAGCTAGCTACAACCAGCACACGCCCCCTCATACTCGATGAGATGTGATTGACCACGTCGAGAAAAGTGGGCAGGAATCCAGATGTGAGATAGTAATGGGCGCCACCTCCTATGACGATCAGCAGGTTGATGAAGAAAAGCGGCGCATACCTGCGGGAAAACAGAGTCCTCAGCGGAGAACGTTCTACTTCTCGTGTCCTTGCCTGCATCGACCAAAGAGGGGACTCTTCCACGGATTTGAATACAAACAGGCTCAATATTGAGCCGATTATCCCAGTAAAGAACATAACTCGCCAGCCCCAGACCGAAAACTCCTTGCCGGGGAAAATTGAGGAAGTTAAGAAAAAGAAGAACGAGGCAATCAAAGCGCCGACGCCTGCACCACCTCCTCCAATGGCACCGGACAGGAATCCACGCCACTTCTGCGAGATGGTTTCTGTTCCAATGGTGTGGGTCGAGGCAACCACACCACCCACGAAGATCCCCTGTATGATGCGCAAGATGA belongs to Rubrobacter naiadicus and includes:
- a CDS encoding SDR family NAD(P)-dependent oxidoreductase, giving the protein MTGSGRDTDKDFREVELLRFSGKTAIVTGGATGIGAVYAEALATEGANVAIVDIREPEGESLAQNLYDRTSGNSVFINTDVTQNEATIAMARKVVNQFGSIDILVNNAAVYLDLGHKKPFDEISLEEWEKVMAVNVRGIWHCVKAVFPYMRRQRNGKIINISSVVAYTGAAGFAHYVASKAAVIGLTRALAKELGSSNITVNAVAPGLVSNDASRQLNEEKYLEQATKMRSLPRAMKQEDLVGAVLFLASPDSDFISGQTLIVDGGTVMD
- a CDS encoding MFS transporter, which gives rise to MANTNSLNQVSQASKRQVFTAGFASIIAWSFDLFDLFILLFVASTVGPLLFPSEVGALSLAAVYASFAVSLIMRPLGSVIFGHYADKKGRKRAMVIAIFGVGIATALMGAVPTVDQAGLVGPIAFVILRIIQGIFVGGVVASTHTIGTETISQKWRGFLSGAIGGGGAGVGALIASFFFFLTSSIFPGKEFSVWGWRVMFFTGIIGSILSLFVFKSVEESPLWSMQARTREVERSPLRTLFSRRYAPLFFINLLIVIGGGAHYYLTSGFLPTFLDVVNHISSSMRGRVLVVASLAALVSPPLFGHLSEIFGRKKIFIATGVINLFVIPYLYFQLEGLTSSSVGAIYLYTFILSFFGNAAYAPVLVFLNERFPTSIRSSGTGISWNTGFAIGGILPTFVTLASVPLKSLTTSVVVFLVAAILLYLVGALVNPETRGKMEEELDPYQQAR